In Festucalex cinctus isolate MCC-2025b chromosome 1, RoL_Fcin_1.0, whole genome shotgun sequence, the sequence gattcgattgaaaaacgattatctttcagaacagaacggttcgatgcggttcgattaagtttgggaacgatacgattttcgattcgatacgattcatttcaatattcaaaacttatagtgacatttgttgcttgtaaacattaatcttaaaacaccacaaatttttacagtatctacaaatgtgttttaaaaaaaaacaaacaacaaaaatgtcttctatatttttatatattgaatcaattatttaaatggaccgcaacaaagggctgggcgatatgactgaaaaatgtatcaggttaaatatttattagtcgttattgagagttataattgttttttattttttatttatttttttattcaaaataaggatcaggaaaaaaaggctgataattcaacttgaaatataattatttaacctttaaaaagacaccaacacaattaaacagaatatgtgcacattgtatttagtatttcagaaacataaatttaagacatgaaataaacctaccgtccagccaaaagaaatatgaagccaccttatggaacaataaatctatcaaacacattttaaccacttaatatatccaaaaatatttccaaaagtgcccttccctttttatcaacaatttttgtttttaacaatatttgtttttcttttgccatcatattcatttttggttaatgtatgacatctttttgttttttgttttttaatctgagacaagatgatgaccacggaatcactactgtttatgttttgtttttttgggctgtcgttcattttgcgtttgacgttatcacgggcacgtctcagttctcctatctgctgctcatgctagctGTATACATtaacagggagccacaaactgagaaatgagatacttgcagtgtgcttttagcttagctgtgggacatacctgtgtcgtttgaatccatgcattggatcgtcacgggagttattctttttggctcgcgcgcagtaccaacgccggcccgggacatacaagtgcaccgagaggactcgatagccatgggaaataccgagatgtacggcaccggcttctgctaactgttgcatgttgtcactcgttgtgcgcgcgcgcgccgtgtcgcgagcacggcgttgacggtaggctcctccccaaggtgcgtaacgtctttgcattatgtttacaacatccggggaatgaagcgtctctgagcgcttctttgctagctctctgtaaacagggaagtagcttgaatggtgatgcttctgaaatgtaaacaaaacaagtagagcacggcgcagaactcttgctattgttatgaaaaccataaagcctcactcgcaaccgattcacagccacgcgatatccggtccacagctttacaagcaatgtatctaaggattcccggcggattttgtatcggttgacaagtctgctaccgatacggtcctttagctccccttgacgaccgatgattcggtcgaatcgtttttttgtcccacccctactgcACAACCTAATGAacttcaatacaaaaaaaatataaaccagcCTTGACGGTATGTTgccagtaaaacatttttttttgcattttacaaaactcgtattttatttatttttgtaatctgTTTCGAAAACGTCTTCTGCTGGTGtcattttaggtttttttttctttttcttttaaagtatAGTTTTACAACACCCCATTCATGGTATATGGCAGTGACACAAGCAACTAAGTTAAAAGGGAGCATAAGTGATTatttagtgcaatttttttcccatttatttttagtggctggtatgtgtgcattttttatttttttgctgcaaaCTGTACATGCAGTATGCTCATTTATGGTGTACCaaagaaacaaaattaaataaaacaaatgccaATATGCCTTTGCAATAGTAAGCATAATAAACAACTTTGACTTTTGGGGGTTATTCTTTTTTTAGgcttattattgtggttgttgTGGTGGTGTTTTGGTTGCTTTATTTTGCCCTACACGGCTTCAGCTGATATTGGATTGTGTTGTGTGTCATTATACCCTGTGATTCATTTCAACATCTACCAGcatattttttgtacattaaaTTTCTCTCGTTTAGAGCCCATCATCAAGCCGGTGCGGCACAAACAATTCACGCTGATGGAGCAGGAGTTGCCAGCCACGGTTTACGACATGGAGTGAGTAATCGCAGCTAGGGCTGCAACGATTTTTCAAATAACTCAATTCAGTTATATAAACGGTTAATGCGAAATGTCTGCCGTGAAGCTTCTAAGAGATCATCTTTACAACACGGGCAGTACATCTACAATCTCCAAGACAAGCAATATTagctaataggggtgttaaaaaaaattgatttggcgatatatctcgaatcgattaaaaaaaaaaaaaaatcgtttttttttttttttttttttgaagagctcataattgttcattcggtagtcttaccgattcaacgtcttatcatcattgcccttttttttttttttttttttttttttgtgtgtgtgtgtgtgtgtgtgtgtgtgtgtgaatcgatttttaaacttccatttttaatggaaaaatattcaacaaaacgtctgacttcgggttaggattcacaccttgagcatggaagaatgttatatgaacggaacattaagccttaatattttattttaatgctgttcaaacatgaaacagattacaacctctataagactgaaatttcagataaataaataatacattttcatataaatcttacactctacaagcttactgattagtattttctaaatttgaatgaaaaaaaatcgcaacaatcgacttataaattcgtatcgggattaatcggtatcgaatcgaatcgtgacctgtgaatcgtgatacgaatcgaatcgtcaggtactaggcaattcacacccctattagctAATATATAGACTGCCACTGGTAGTTCCAACTAGGGGTGTAACGTAATATCgaaaattgatttaatattGATGAAAACTGCTTAAAATAGTCatcgatgtaaaaacaaaagtgtcgATGCAAAACGCCATGTTAACTGTTGTGCCTTGCACAGTTTTTCATCGTTTCTAGCCGGACCCTTTTTGGGGACTGACATGTTTTGCagatatacattattatttggCGGGTCTTTGTAGACAGTAAAAATTGGTAAGATCTTCAATTTGTCTTAAGTTTTGTAAGTTGCTTCTCATTTCCTCAATGAGGCAAATTCTCGTCTCTGTTTATCGCATGTGGCTGCTGTATCAGATGAATTAAACTCGTGGTGAAATACGTGTTGCTGATATACTCTCTGAGTCCAGTAGAGGGCCTCATTGTTACACTTGTTGAACAGACATCTATTTAGTCTTTGTTATTTGATGTTGGCTTGATTTTATTCGTAACAAATAAGCACATCaataaaaaacataacaaaggaaagaaaaaaagcacaatatgatAAAATGCAAGTTTGAGAAGgggcagaagaaaaaaaaattagcaagtTAGCCCCcctttacataatttaaaatcagAACCCAAAAAGACATACACAAGTATTGCAATACATTTTAGAGATTAAAGGAAGGACAAACCTCCTTGTAAATGAATAGTAAAAGAATCAGCACAAATCCTTAACAAAGCTTCTGAAGCTTCATTCTTCATACTGTTTTGTGGCACAAACCTAAGAACGTGTTGCGAGGGCAGAATATTAACCTTAACCACAAAGCAGtgataacaagaaaaaaatgtagttaaaactgtcaaaattattagttcatgttttattttatttttttaattaacaaaaagttATTGGTTATAAGGACAAAATGTAGAAAACATGTTTTGGTTATCAAATGAGTCATTTTGTAACACTTTCAATTGCTTTATTGAACAAACGGTAACACAATTTACATGTAATAAGTAGGTTTTCACAATACTAAAATTTCAAATTGAGGTTGTTAACGATTCAAGTAATCAGAACTACATTTTGAGGTAGtaaactacacaaaaaaaataagcagtcgGTAAAAATGAACATCAAATGCTGCAGTTGCACTCAGCTACACCCAAAGTCACAGGTACtacagtgtagaatgtggggaTGATGACCCCAGGTGGACATAAATATCTGCATTAGAAAAATTGATCAAAAGGTATGTTGATTTGTATAGCACACTTTGAGTGCAAGACATTTCCAAGTGTTTTGTATAAAGAAGGAGAACATGTATATGCTATTTTTTGGTTTGTGTGTGAATGGCTTTAGCGGTCTTCAGTTGTCATTTTCTCCTGCCAGGTTCCTCGCCGACCTGATGGATAGTCCTGAGCTGATCCGTAATGTTACCCTGTGCGGCCACCTCCACCACGGCAAGGTGAAACTCTGCCCGCCATCTGTGTCTTCCTCTGTGGCACTTTGCCAACTAAAACAGGTGTTCTCCAAGATGCAACATAACATGCCATTCGCTTTCCTTTCAAGACCTGCTTTGTGGACTGCCTGATTGAGCAGACGCACCCGGAGATCAGGAAGAGAGACGACGTAGACGTGAGTGTGGCGTGCGTGATAAGAGCTTACCTAAATTTGTGTCAAATGACTTACAGCTGGCCTCTTGACTGTTTCAGCTCCGGTACACAGACATCCTCTTTACTGAACAGGAGGTGAGTGCAACATATATGAATAATGTCCTcagaaatgaatgaataatatagTACATTGAAAAAGAACAGCTCTGATATATGTACATGTGTATATGAAGGGTATAACCAACTGATTTGAGGGAAAACACTGGACCCGCGCCGCACCCTGCAGTTAATTGAAGCATGGTGCCTATTTTAGAGGAGGCCACTATTTAACAAATATACACGATGTCACTATGAattaaatatattgttttgttgGCGTTTGACAGAGAGGCGTGGGCATCAAGAGCACGCCTGTCACACTAGTGCTGCCTGATTCCAGAGGCAAATCTTACCTGCTGAACATCATGGACACACCAGGTACGCACTCGCCTTCATTTTGTGACATCATCGTCAGATCATGAACACGTTCCGTTTCCCAAACAGGTCACGTCAACTTCTCCGACGAGGTCACATCCAGCATTCGCATCTCAGACGGCATCGTCCTCTTCATCGATGCGGCGGAAGGAGTATGTCGTAGTGTCCGAGCAGCGGCAGCCATTTGGTGGCCGTTTACAAACGCATGCTGTCCGCCACAGGTGATGCTGAACACGGAGCGCTTGATCAAACACGCCGTCCAGGAGCGCATGGCCATCACCATCTGCATTAACAAGGTGGATCGGCTCATCGTGGAGCTCAAGCTGCCACCCACCGACGCCTACTACAAACTCCGCCATATTGTGGACGAGGTTAACGGCCTGCTCAAGTAAGTGGCTGTGACGCCATAAATCTCACGTGACGACACAGCGTTTGTTCATTTGTGGCGTTTTCCCCCTTCAGCACGTACTCCACCGACGAGAACCTGGTGGTTTCTCCTCTCTTGGGCAATGTGTGCTTTGCTAGCTCCCAGTACAGCATCTGTTTCACCCTAGGCTCATTTGCAAAGATCTATGCAGATACCTATGGTGAGTTGACCGCAGATGAACACTCCAACAAACCTCCATTCTCATGGTTGTGTGTTCATTTTCAGGTGACATCAATTACACTGAGTTTTCCAAGAGACTCTGGGGGGACATTTATTTTAACCCAAAAACGTGAGTGTTTACCAAACATTTGGCAATTAAACATTCATTGTCTCaggtttttttggtgtgttttctGTCATTTAGTCGCAAGTTCACAAAGAAAGCTCCCACCAGTAACTCCCAGCGCAGTTTTGTGGAGTTTGTCCTCGAGCCACTCTATAAAATCCTTTCACAGGTTGGATCCAAAACCCTTCACAAGCATGTCCAATGCCCATGAGGTCCAATCAAACCAAATGTCCTGAaaccatctcttttttttttttttcttttttttttgtaggtggtCGGGGATGTGGACACGTCACTCCCCAGGGTTCTGGACGAACTGGGGGTCCACCTGAGCAAGGAAGAACTGAAACTGAACATCAGGCCGCTGTTGAGGCTGGTGTGCAACCGCTTCTTTGGCGACTTCACTGGtatgtcagtttttttgtttgttttttgttgttgtgttttttttgtttttgtttttttgtttttttgtgttttttttttggaaagccgGAAATGGATGACGGGCATAATCAACTctgctattaggctaacaatATTTAACTCTGACCTGTTGTCTGTAGGCTTGGTGGACCTGTGTGTGCAGCACATCCCCTCGCCACAGGAGGGCGCCCGGAACAAAATAGAGCACACTTATACAGGTGGTCTGGACTCAGACCTAGGGGAGGCTATGGCTGAGTGTGACCCTGAAGTGAGTTTTTATGAGCGACCAATAAATGTGtgaaatagaaatatatataaaataaaaagctagCAACATGCCCCAAATTTCTTAATTCATTATTCTGTCTTGTCTGCTTTTTAATGTAGGACTCTCACAATGTACTTTGTAAACAACATTTACCTTCCCTTGTTCAGGGTCCCCTAATGTGTCACACTACCAAGATGTACAGCACCGAGGACGGCGTTCAGTTCCACGCCTTTGGCCGTGTACTGAGCGGGACCATCCAGGCAGGCCAGCCCGTCAAGGTGTTGGGTGAGAACTACACcctggaggatgaggaggattcCCAAGTTTGCACCGTTGGCCGGCTCTGGATTTCCGTCGCAAGGTGTGCCTTGAGGATTTGGACTTTTTAACATTGGAGTGGTTTTCTTATGAATTAAATCTCTGCTGCTCCAATTTTTAAAGATATcaaattgaagtgaatcgaGTTCCCGCCGGGAACTGGGTACTTATCGAGGGATGTGACCAGCCCATTGTCAAAACGGCCACTATCACAGAGCCCCGAGGGAACGAGGAGGTCAGACTCTGCTGACTAACAAATGGCGGCAAGGCCGAAAAGTTGAACGAGTGCTTCATggatgtctctctctctctctctctctctctctctcacactctctctcactcactcacactctctctctcactcactcacactctctctctcactcacactctctcactcactcacactctctcactcactcactcactcactcactcacactcacactctctcactcactcactcacacacctcAGGCTCAGATTTTCAGGCCGTTGAAATTCAATACAGCTTCTGTGATTAAAATCGCAGTGGAGCCCGTTAACCCTTCAGAGCTGCCCAAGATGTTGGATGGTTTGCGGAAGGTCAACAAGAGTTACCCCTCCCTCACCACAAAGGTGCATCACATCAGTCAAGTAGTTGAACCGGCGTCTGTAGAAGGTGCAGCTTGCTTTATGTGCATctatgtttatgtctttaatAGGTGGAGGAGTCTGGAGAGCACGTCATCTTGGGCACAGGGGAGCTCTACCTGGACTGTGTTATGCACGACCTGCGCAAGATGTACTCTGAAATCGACATTAAAGTAATTAAGATTCATTTTTCtgtcatgtttctgttttgctttTGATTATATTTTGAGACAAAGGTCTTCATGTCCATAGGTTGCTGACCCTGTGGTGACGTTCTGTGAAACAGTCGTGGAGACGTCGTCTTTGAAGTGTTTTGCTGAGACGCCGAATAAAAAGTGAGTATTGTGCAGCAAAATGCAATACAAGATGGTTGTGAACAATTCTGCCTTTAATTGTGGTTGTTAGTGGTGCATGAGAGAATCATGTCATTAAGAAAAAGCTCTCAATTTGATACAGTCGGTGTTAAAGGAGATACTCTGCATTGTTTTCACAATTTACAACAGTTCCCAGGTGTCTTTTGCCAAAATACCCCACAGGTAAATAATTATAGAACACTTTACACCAATGGTAGGCCTTGtcacacatttttacaatttgctagataatattttaacatgattgtttaatttcacttttGATGGCTAGGCAGGCGCTCTGACTCGACTTTGTGTAAAAGCCATTAAAGTAATTGTTTATAATTGTCCGTATACTACCTTGTCTGACTTATCATTATGCATTGTAAAAGCATCATTTTTTATCTCATTAGGCCAGTGAGGGTCACTGGCCCCCTATTATCATCAAGTTAAATAAGTGTTGCCCATCAGCATTGGCCTCGccccctcctccccttctgGCAAGTGGTGTCAGAGTAAGTTGATTGACAGCTGATTGTACGTTGCCATTGGCAGGAATAAGATCACCATGATCGCTGAGCCCTTGGAGAAGGGGCTGGCCGAGGACATCGAGAATGAGGTGGTGCAGATCACTTGGAACAGGTATGAAACCAGCCATCTCGCAGATTCCACACATCCAGTTATCTCATGATGAATTAAAATTGCGCAGTTGTAATGGTGGACATACAGTAATACATTTGCGTAACGGCCCCCGAGACATTGTCATATTTCTCTTTTATCCCTCAGTTAGCGTCTGATAAATGTGCAGGCATGCAGGAGTGACCGTTTGCTCTTTTAATTAAATGCCATGATGGAAAATGCAGCACAGTCACGTGCACATTTACTGCGAAAAACTATTTcatattctttttcatttttaagtgGCATGCCACAGCCTGGTAACTTTTAATTCAGTGGAGTATATTTTTCTGGAATTGAATTTAATTCGCTGATTTGTTTTATAGGGCATTTCTCTAGTGGGAATATTTGGACAGAAAATAAAAGATGTTGTGCTGTGTTTAGTGAAAATAACGTGGAAGTCTTTTTAAGAGCCTCCTCGCTGTATTGATCGGTTCACTTACGCTAATTGAAAATGCTCTGAAAGCACACATGAGATTTCCTCCCACTGTAATATaaagtgtgcgtgtgcatgtgtgaggtTGTGCAGGTGCAACGGTGTCGCATGGGCGACACACTTCACACCCCATTAGACCAAACCTCTTCCTCTTCCATTAACCCCTCTGCACACCCCAATCAACTAATCTCCTTTATGTTACAGCTGACACTTCACGCAAAGCACCTTTCTTAACCGCCTCCCctgtcttcctcctcctccttctcctcctccaggAAGAAGCTGGGTGAGTTCTTCCAGACGAAGTATGACTGGGATCTGCTGGCTGCCAGGTCCATCTGGGCCTTCGGACCCGACACAACAGGGCCCAATATCCTGGTGGACGACACGCTACCGTCAGAGGTCAAATTGTCAGGCCTAGATTAGGCTTGTGCAGTCTAAGCCTGATCTTGTCTTTAAACAAATTtcaaaattgataaaaaaaataaaaaaaaatgtcagcaaaaaGTAGTATC encodes:
- the eftud2 gene encoding 116 kDa U5 small nuclear ribonucleoprotein component — translated: MEADLYDEFGNYIGPELDSDDDDENDLDAEDRDADEGDEDDDDEPADADEDVPGMEVVLHEDKKYYPTAEEVYGPEVETIVQEEDTQPLTEPIIKPVRHKQFTLMEQELPATVYDMEFLADLMDSPELIRNVTLCGHLHHGKTCFVDCLIEQTHPEIRKRDDVDLRYTDILFTEQERGVGIKSTPVTLVLPDSRGKSYLLNIMDTPGHVNFSDEVTSSIRISDGIVLFIDAAEGVMLNTERLIKHAVQERMAITICINKVDRLIVELKLPPTDAYYKLRHIVDEVNGLLNTYSTDENLVVSPLLGNVCFASSQYSICFTLGSFAKIYADTYGDINYTEFSKRLWGDIYFNPKTRKFTKKAPTSNSQRSFVEFVLEPLYKILSQVVGDVDTSLPRVLDELGVHLSKEELKLNIRPLLRLVCNRFFGDFTGLVDLCVQHIPSPQEGARNKIEHTYTGGLDSDLGEAMAECDPEGPLMCHTTKMYSTEDGVQFHAFGRVLSGTIQAGQPVKVLGENYTLEDEEDSQVCTVGRLWISVARYQIEVNRVPAGNWVLIEGCDQPIVKTATITEPRGNEEAQIFRPLKFNTASVIKIAVEPVNPSELPKMLDGLRKVNKSYPSLTTKVEESGEHVILGTGELYLDCVMHDLRKMYSEIDIKVADPVVTFCETVVETSSLKCFAETPNKKNKITMIAEPLEKGLAEDIENEVVQITWNRKKLGEFFQTKYDWDLLAARSIWAFGPDTTGPNILVDDTLPSEVDKALLGSVKDSIVQGFQWGTREGPLCDEPIRNVKFKILDALIAQEPLHRGGGQVIPTARRVVYSAFLMATPRLMEPYYFVEVQAPADCVSAVYTVLARRRGHVTQDAPIPGSPLYTIKAFIPAIDSFGFETDLRTHTQGQAFALSVFHHWQIVPGDPLDKSIVIRPLEPQPAPHLAREFMIKTRRRKGLSEDVSISKFFDDPMLLELAKQDVVLNYPM